In the genome of Serratia symbiotica (Periphyllus acericola), one region contains:
- the tamA gene encoding autotransporter assembly complex protein TamA, with the protein MRATISIHVLVLFFFVATATYAANVRIKVEGLSGELEKNVRGRLSSITPEEVGNDGHLRARVNEAVRQGLRALGYYNPTIDFTLDDRRGLSRQVLHAKVNPGEPVHIAGDNIVLKGDALTDEDYLTLVKQGRPTLGEILNHGKYDSFKNSLTSLALRKGYFDADMLDSQLGVAEDLHRAFWDIDFNSGSRYRFGEVKFEGSQIREDYLQNLVPFHQGDYYSSEDLAELNRRLSATSWFNSVVVFPDFKTSKGNRVLPLYAWVTPRTRNTIETGVGYSTDVGPRVKGPWKKPWLNDRGHSLESSARVSAPEQQLDLTYKIPLLKNPLEQYFLLQGGFKNVDLNDTKSVTSKVVVSRNWDLSSGWQRVVNLTWRLDHFTQGTVTNTTMLLYPGVSVNRTRSRGGLMPTWGDSQRYSIDVSNTTWGYGVDFALMQAQNVWIRTLADKHRFLVRWQVGWIETNGFDKVPPDLRFFAGGDRSIRGYKYTGISPCDNEGKVIGASKILTGSLEYQYNVTGKWWGAVFVDSGEAVDDIKKSNVKTGAGIGVRWQSPLGPVKLDIAAPVGDKETHGVQFYIGLGPEL; encoded by the coding sequence ATGCGTGCTACGATATCCATTCATGTGCTTGTTTTATTTTTTTTTGTGGCAACTGCGACCTACGCGGCGAATGTGCGGATCAAGGTGGAAGGTCTGAGTGGTGAGCTGGAGAAAAACGTCCGGGGTCGGCTGTCTTCTATAACGCCTGAAGAGGTCGGTAACGATGGTCATTTACGGGCGCGCGTGAACGAAGCGGTACGTCAGGGGTTGAGGGCATTAGGTTACTACAATCCAACCATCGATTTTACGCTGGACGATCGGCGAGGTCTATCGCGCCAGGTGTTACATGCTAAGGTGAACCCCGGTGAGCCGGTGCACATTGCCGGTGACAATATCGTGCTGAAGGGCGACGCTCTCACCGATGAGGATTACCTGACGCTGGTAAAGCAAGGCCGTCCGACCCTTGGCGAGATCCTCAACCACGGCAAGTACGACAGCTTTAAAAATTCTTTGACCAGCCTAGCGCTGCGTAAGGGTTACTTTGATGCAGACATGCTTGATAGCCAGCTCGGCGTGGCTGAAGATTTGCATAGAGCCTTTTGGGATATCGATTTTAACAGCGGATCGCGCTACCGTTTTGGCGAGGTAAAGTTTGAAGGTTCGCAAATCCGAGAAGACTATCTGCAAAATTTAGTGCCCTTTCATCAGGGAGATTATTACAGCTCGGAAGACTTAGCCGAACTGAATCGGCGTTTGTCCGCCACCAGCTGGTTTAATTCGGTAGTGGTGTTTCCTGACTTCAAAACTTCAAAAGGAAATAGGGTGTTGCCGCTATATGCATGGGTCACGCCGCGCACCCGCAATACTATCGAGACTGGGGTCGGTTATTCCACCGATGTTGGTCCGCGCGTGAAGGGTCCCTGGAAAAAACCCTGGCTCAATGATCGCGGCCATAGTCTGGAAAGCAGTGCTCGCGTTTCGGCACCGGAGCAGCAGCTAGATTTGACCTATAAAATCCCACTGCTGAAGAACCCGCTTGAGCAATACTTCCTGTTGCAGGGGGGCTTCAAGAACGTCGATCTCAACGATACCAAGTCCGTTACTTCCAAAGTGGTGGTGTCGCGTAACTGGGATCTTTCCAGCGGCTGGCAGCGGGTTGTGAACCTGACCTGGCGTCTGGATCACTTTACCCAGGGTACTGTCACCAACACCACCATGCTGCTGTACCCCGGTGTCAGCGTTAACCGCACTCGCTCGCGTGGCGGTTTGATGCCAACCTGGGGTGACAGCCAGCGCTATTCCATTGATGTGTCCAATACCACTTGGGGTTACGGCGTGGACTTTGCGCTAATGCAGGCGCAGAACGTTTGGATCCGCACTCTGGCCGACAAACACCGCTTCTTGGTACGTTGGCAGGTGGGGTGGATCGAAACAAATGGCTTCGACAAAGTGCCGCCGGACCTGCGCTTCTTCGCCGGAGGAGATCGCAGTATTCGCGGCTATAAGTACACAGGTATTTCACCGTGTGACAACGAGGGTAAGGTTATCGGTGCTTCCAAAATTCTGACCGGTTCGCTGGAATACCAATATAACGTGACCGGCAAGTGGTGGGGTGCGGTGTTTGTTGATTCCGGCGAAGCGGTGGACGACATCAAAAAGAGCAATGTTAAAACCGGCGCGGGCATAGGCGTGCGCTGGCAGTCGCCGTTGGGGCCGGTGAAGCTGGATATTGCCGCGCCTGTGGGAGACAAAGAGACCCATGGAGTACAGTTCTACATCGGTTTGGGGCCTGAGCTATGA
- the pitA gene encoding inorganic phosphate transporter PitA, which translates to MLHLFTGLDFDTSLMLILALLFVLFYEAINGFHDTANAVATVIYTRAMHSQLAVIMAGLFNFLGVMLGGLSVAYAIVHLLPTDLLLNVSSAHGLAMVFSMLLAAIIWNLSTWYFGLPASSSHTLIGAIIGVGLTNALMNNTSIVDALNVPKMIGIFLSLLISPLVGMLAAGLIVFALRRYWCTTKKRQRIHMTPAEREKVDGKRKPPFWTRITLILSAIGVSFSHGANDGQKGIGLLMLVLIGIAPAGFVVNMNSTGYDITRTRDAVFHLQQYYQQHGDALPQEVSLTPSVPSRDEDAVLNQPLEFHCNISRAMATIELTLGQLHNLQSYSQLTVKQRSQLRRLLMCITDTANDAKLPETSEADQRFLKSLRQDLLETVEYAPMWIIGAVALALSLGTMVGWKRVATTISEKIGKKGMTYAQGVSAQMTAALSIGIASYTGMPVSTTHVFSSAVAGTMIVDGGGVQSKTVKNILLAWLLTLPISMLLSGCLYWIALKFV; encoded by the coding sequence ATGCTGCATTTGTTTACTGGGTTAGATTTCGATACTAGTCTGATGTTGATTCTCGCATTGTTGTTCGTGTTGTTTTATGAAGCCATCAATGGCTTTCATGATACGGCCAATGCGGTTGCTACAGTCATCTATACCCGTGCCATGCATTCGCAACTTGCGGTCATTATGGCGGGTTTATTCAACTTTCTTGGCGTGATGCTCGGTGGTTTGAGTGTTGCCTACGCCATTGTCCATTTGCTGCCTACCGACCTGTTGTTGAACGTCAGTTCAGCGCACGGATTAGCGATGGTGTTCTCCATGCTGCTGGCGGCGATTATCTGGAACCTCAGCACCTGGTATTTCGGTCTGCCAGCCTCCAGTTCCCATACGCTGATTGGCGCAATCATCGGTGTCGGTTTAACCAACGCCCTGATGAACAATACATCGATAGTAGATGCGTTGAACGTTCCGAAAATGATTGGCATTTTCCTGTCATTGCTCATCTCGCCGTTGGTCGGCATGCTGGCCGCCGGGCTGATAGTGTTCGCCTTGCGCCGCTATTGGTGTACCACCAAAAAACGCCAGCGTATCCACATGACCCCTGCGGAACGTGAAAAGGTCGACGGCAAACGCAAACCGCCGTTCTGGACTCGTATCACACTGATCCTGTCAGCGATTGGTGTCAGCTTCTCGCACGGTGCCAACGATGGCCAGAAAGGTATCGGTTTGCTCATGTTAGTGCTGATCGGCATTGCTCCGGCAGGTTTCGTCGTCAATATGAATTCCACCGGTTATGACATCACCCGTACGCGTGATGCGGTCTTCCACCTACAGCAGTATTACCAGCAGCACGGCGATGCGCTGCCACAGGAGGTGTCCTTGACGCCTAGTGTGCCAAGCAGGGATGAAGACGCTGTGTTAAACCAACCCCTTGAGTTCCACTGCAACATCTCCCGTGCTATGGCGACGATTGAGCTAACTTTGGGGCAGTTGCACAATTTGCAGAGCTACAGCCAACTAACGGTAAAGCAACGCAGCCAACTGCGTCGCCTGCTGATGTGCATCACCGATACGGCGAACGACGCCAAGCTACCTGAAACCTCTGAGGCTGACCAGCGCTTCCTAAAGAGCTTGCGTCAGGATCTGCTAGAGACCGTCGAATATGCGCCGATGTGGATCATCGGCGCGGTTGCTCTGGCGCTGTCACTCGGCACCATGGTCGGTTGGAAACGCGTTGCCACCACCATCAGCGAGAAGATTGGTAAGAAAGGCATGACCTACGCCCAGGGCGTGTCGGCCCAGATGACCGCCGCTTTATCAATCGGCATAGCCAGCTATACTGGCATGCCGGTATCCACCACCCACGTGTTTTCTTCGGCGGTTGCTGGCACGATGATCGTGGACGGTGGCGGTGTGCAAAGCAAAACCGTGAAGAACATCCTATTAGCCTGGTTACTGACTCTGCCAATCTCTATGCTGCTTTCCGGCTGCCTGTACTGGATCGCCCTGAAGTTTGTTTAA
- the aroQ gene encoding type II 3-dehydroquinate dehydratase, translated as MSNNSHILLLNGPNLNLLGTREPEKYGSTTLAEIVNELENQASALDIILSHLQSNAESLLIDRIHQARGNTDFILINPAAFTHTSVALRDALLAVQIPFIEIHLSNVHAREPFRHYSYLSDVAVGVICGLGANGYTFALQAAVNCLSNTH; from the coding sequence ATGTCGAATAATTCTCACATTTTGCTTCTAAACGGCCCCAATCTGAATCTGTTGGGGACGCGTGAGCCAGAGAAGTACGGCAGCACAACACTAGCAGAGATTGTTAATGAATTAGAAAACCAGGCGTCCGCACTGGATATAATACTGAGTCATCTGCAATCCAACGCCGAGTCTCTGCTGATCGATCGCATTCATCAGGCACGCGGCAACACGGATTTCATTTTGATCAACCCGGCTGCGTTCACGCACACCAGTGTGGCGCTACGCGATGCATTGCTGGCGGTGCAGATCCCCTTTATCGAGATCCATCTGTCCAACGTGCACGCTCGTGAGCCTTTCCGCCATTACTCTTACCTCTCTGACGTAGCGGTAGGCGTGATCTGTGGGCTGGGTGCAAATGGCTACACTTTTGCTTTACAGGCAGCGGTTAACTGTCTGTCAAATACCCACTAA
- the accB gene encoding acetyl-CoA carboxylase biotin carboxyl carrier protein: protein MDIRKIKKLIELVEESGIYELEISEGEESVRISRAAPAQAYPMMQKAYALPAQQQPALAATIGSVSGAEPPALMSGHIVRSPMVGTFYRTPSPDAKAFVEVGQSVNVGDTLCIVEAMKMMNQIEADKSGVVKAILVESGQPVEYDEPLVVIE from the coding sequence ATGGATATTCGTAAAATCAAGAAACTGATCGAACTGGTTGAAGAATCAGGCATTTATGAACTGGAAATCTCTGAAGGCGAAGAATCCGTTCGCATCAGCCGTGCCGCACCAGCGCAGGCTTACCCAATGATGCAGAAGGCATATGCACTACCGGCACAGCAACAGCCAGCTCTGGCTGCAACAATAGGCAGCGTGTCAGGTGCAGAACCCCCTGCGTTGATGAGTGGTCATATCGTTCGCTCCCCTATGGTTGGTACCTTCTACCGCACGCCAAGCCCCGACGCGAAAGCCTTTGTGGAAGTTGGCCAGAGCGTGAATGTCGGCGATACGCTGTGCATCGTTGAAGCAATGAAAATGATGAACCAGATCGAGGCAGATAAATCTGGTGTTGTTAAAGCTATTCTGGTGGAAAGCGGCCAGCCGGTTGAATATGACGAGCCACTGGTCGTCATCGAATAA
- the accC gene encoding acetyl-CoA carboxylase biotin carboxylase subunit, with amino-acid sequence MLDKIVIANRGEIALRILRACKELGIKTVAVHSIADRDLKHVLLADETVCIGPAQSVKSYLNIPAIISAAEITGAVAIHPGYGFLSENADFAEQVERSGFIFIGPKAETIRLMGDKVSAISAMKKAGVPCLPGSDGPLTDDMDKNHAFAKRIGYPVITKASGGGGGRGMRVVHSDKDLEQSINMTKAEAKAAFNNEMVYMEKYLENPRHIEIQVLADGQGNAIYLAERDCSMQRRHQKVVEEAPAPGITSDMRRYIGERCSKACVEIGYRGAGTFEFLYENGEFYFIEMNTRIQVEHPVTEMITGVDLIKEQLRIAAGLPLSIKQHDVKIHGHAVECRINAEDPNTLLPSPGKITRFHVPGGFGVRWESHIYAGYTVPPYYDSMIGKLITYGENRDVAISRMKNALAELIIDGIKTNIKLQQKIMNDENFQHGGTNIHYLEKKLNL; translated from the coding sequence ATGCTTGATAAAATTGTTATCGCCAACCGTGGCGAGATAGCACTACGTATTTTGCGTGCCTGTAAAGAGCTGGGCATCAAGACCGTGGCAGTTCACTCCATAGCCGACCGCGATCTGAAACACGTACTGCTGGCTGATGAGACCGTGTGTATCGGCCCGGCACAATCGGTAAAAAGTTACTTAAACATCCCGGCTATCATCTCTGCGGCGGAAATCACCGGTGCAGTGGCGATCCACCCTGGCTATGGCTTCCTGTCCGAGAATGCCGACTTCGCCGAGCAGGTTGAACGCTCAGGCTTTATCTTTATTGGCCCAAAAGCGGAAACTATCCGCCTGATGGGCGATAAGGTTTCTGCGATCAGTGCCATGAAGAAAGCCGGGGTACCTTGTCTGCCTGGTTCCGATGGCCCGCTGACCGACGATATGGATAAAAACCACGCCTTTGCCAAACGTATTGGTTACCCGGTGATCACCAAGGCATCCGGCGGTGGTGGCGGCCGTGGCATGCGCGTTGTGCACAGCGATAAAGACCTTGAGCAGTCTATTAACATGACGAAAGCAGAAGCCAAAGCGGCTTTCAACAACGAAATGGTTTATATGGAAAAATACCTGGAGAACCCACGCCATATTGAAATTCAGGTATTGGCTGACGGCCAGGGCAACGCTATCTATCTGGCTGAGCGTGATTGTTCCATGCAGCGCCGCCACCAGAAAGTGGTAGAAGAGGCACCAGCACCAGGTATCACTAGCGACATGCGCCGTTATATCGGCGAACGTTGCTCGAAAGCCTGCGTGGAAATCGGCTACCGGGGTGCAGGTACTTTTGAGTTTCTGTATGAAAACGGCGAGTTCTATTTCATCGAAATGAACACCCGTATTCAAGTTGAACATCCGGTTACTGAGATGATCACCGGTGTGGATCTGATCAAAGAGCAGTTACGCATTGCTGCCGGTCTGCCTCTATCGATCAAACAACACGATGTGAAGATCCATGGCCACGCGGTGGAATGCCGTATCAACGCCGAAGATCCAAATACTTTGCTGCCAAGCCCAGGCAAGATCACTCGTTTCCATGTGCCAGGTGGTTTCGGCGTGCGTTGGGAGTCTCATATCTACGCTGGCTATACGGTGCCACCGTACTATGACTCCATGATCGGTAAGCTGATCACTTACGGTGAAAACCGAGATGTGGCAATTTCCCGCATGAAGAATGCGCTGGCCGAGTTGATCATTGATGGCATCAAAACCAACATTAAGTTGCAGCAAAAGATCATGAACGATGAAAACTTCCAGCATGGTGGCACCAACATCCACTATTTGGAGAAAAAGTTAAACCTATAG